Sequence from the uncultured Flavobacterium sp. genome:
TAATGCGGGAAATTGATAATCCTTCTGGTTTTGAAGAGGTGAGGGATAAGCTTATAATTGATTTGTTTTATACTACCGGAATGCGAAGAGCTGAGTTGATACATTTGATGAAGAATAATGTTGATTTATCTTCGAATGTGGTTAAGGTTTTAGGGAAACGAAATAAAGAACGTATTATTCCGATTTTACCGATTATTATAGAGCAATTTGGTTTGTATTTGAAAGAAAGATCTCAGCTTGAAAAGATAGTAGATGATGATTATTTTTTTATTTCCCGAAAAGGGTTAAAATTGAGCGAATCTTTTGTGTATCGATTAATAAATTCATACTTTAGTAGAGTCTCTGAAAAGGTAAAAAAAAGTCCACATGTGCTTCGGCATACTTTTGCGACTCACTTATTAAATAACGGAGCGGATTTAAATTCAGTTAAGGAATTATTAGGGCATTCGAGTTTAGCGTCAACGCAAGTTTATACTCATAATAGTTTAGCAGAGCTTAAAAAGGTGTATACTGATGCGCATCCTCGGAACAAATAATAGTTCTGAAATGTTTAACCCTAAAATTAGTATTATGAAGGTAGATGTTCATGCAG
This genomic interval carries:
- a CDS encoding tyrosine-type recombinase/integrase; translation: MKSNKEAFREYLQLEKKYSVHTVNAYLNDILFFETFNKTHFEQENIEQVNYSQIRSWVVSLVDEDISNVSVNRKMASLKAFYKFLLKTKQIEVSPMLKHKALKTPKIIQIPFSEKELTDLMREIDNPSGFEEVRDKLIIDLFYTTGMRRAELIHLMKNNVDLSSNVVKVLGKRNKERIIPILPIIIEQFGLYLKERSQLEKIVDDDYFFISRKGLKLSESFVYRLINSYFSRVSEKVKKSPHVLRHTFATHLLNNGADLNSVKELLGHSSLASTQVYTHNSLAELKKVYTDAHPRNK